ATCAAAATGAAATTGCTGTAACCTTAAAAACTCTAAACACTTGCGGGCTCTTGAACACTGGTAATTGCAGAGACAGGCAATTCAAATGCACCAATGCCGACATACGACTTTCCATCGCGGACAAAAGCGCGCTCCACAACACCCGCTACCGGGTTTTGCTGGCCTTCCTGCCCTTCTACTTCTTTTCCAATTAACCCGGCTGCCTGAGTCAGCGACTGCCCTGTCGTAATTGCTTTCAATGTATCTGATAACTCAATATTCGACTGCAGTTCCCGCATACTGGAAATCTGTGCCAGCAACTGCTCGTTCCCCAGTGGCTCTGTCGGGTCCTGGTTTTGCAGTTCGGTAATCAAGAGCTTCATAAACGATTCGGCGGTTAAACCATTGAAGCCAACTTTATCCGGATCGACGACATCTACTGCAGACGTACCGCCGGTACTGCTACTTCCACCAATTCCATCAACGGCCATAACG
The sequence above is a segment of the Gimesia algae genome. Coding sequences within it:
- a CDS encoding flagellar hook assembly protein FlgD, whose protein sequence is MAVDGIGGSSSTGGTSAVDVVDPDKVGFNGLTAESFMKLLITELQNQDPTEPLGNEQLLAQISSMRELQSNIELSDTLKAITTGQSLTQAAGLIGKEVEGQEGQQNPVAGVVERAFVRDGKSYVGIGAFELPVSAITSVQEPASV